One Citricoccus sp. K5 DNA window includes the following coding sequences:
- a CDS encoding 4'-phosphopantetheinyl transferase superfamily protein, which yields MITVVATGVDALTRAMPRVTGWAGGRVSDVVSSGDLIQAGLRRDPADGQRLLAGRAALRLLVAHQRGESPHVARTLPIDRTCPRCGTGHGRPTLPGLSLSTASRRGAVLAGVAREQDRIGVDLERIPDQTIPGFDDYALHAAERERFSGGRYSGGTRTGGSPGTSAGTPIGEPVTRRIALWVLKEAVLKAAGTGLDHPPDQLLLGPARAETRFHSGDRVHTLTWHPVERALDRQVEELWACVVPVPEGYLGAVAAHRPDDVRDVGQDLLDRFTATPTPASGPVVSCGPVPGT from the coding sequence GTGATCACCGTGGTGGCCACCGGTGTCGACGCCCTGACCCGTGCCATGCCCCGGGTGACCGGATGGGCCGGCGGCCGGGTGTCCGACGTCGTCTCCTCCGGCGACCTGATCCAGGCCGGGCTGCGCCGGGATCCCGCGGATGGTCAACGCCTGCTGGCCGGGCGGGCGGCGCTGCGGCTCCTGGTGGCGCACCAACGCGGAGAATCGCCCCACGTCGCCCGCACACTGCCGATCGACAGGACCTGCCCGCGCTGTGGCACCGGCCATGGACGCCCCACCCTGCCGGGTCTCAGCCTGAGCACCGCCAGCCGGCGTGGCGCCGTGCTGGCCGGGGTGGCACGCGAGCAGGACCGGATCGGGGTGGACCTCGAACGCATCCCGGACCAGACCATCCCGGGATTCGACGACTATGCCCTGCACGCGGCCGAGCGCGAGCGGTTCTCCGGTGGCCGGTACAGCGGCGGTACCCGGACCGGCGGATCACCGGGCACATCGGCGGGCACCCCGATCGGCGAGCCCGTGACACGGCGCATCGCCCTGTGGGTCCTCAAGGAGGCAGTCTTGAAGGCCGCCGGGACCGGCTTGGACCACCCTCCGGACCAACTCCTGCTGGGCCCCGCCCGGGCCGAGACCAGGTTTCACTCGGGGGACCGGGTCCACACCTTGACCTGGCACCCCGTGGAACGGGCCCTGGACCGGCAGGTGGAGGAGCTGTGGGCCTGTGTGGTCCCCGTTCCGGAGGGCTACCTGGGAGCCGTCGCGGCGCACCGGCCGGACGATGTCCGTGACGTCGGCCAGGATCTGCTCGACCGCTTCACCGCCACACCAACGCCCGCGTCCGGACCCGTGGTGAGTTGTGGGCCGGTTCCGGGGACCTAG
- a CDS encoding ABC transporter permease, which produces MSTSVSTVSRVSTVTHRPSGAISGVVSAVRDGGVIARRNLTVVRRTPGALVTGVAQPILFVLILAFVFGGTLGGSEYREFLIGGILAQTLTFNSSFTAVYLAKDLHHGIIDRFRALPMSRVGVVLGRTWSDLATSVVSLLVILACGLAIGWRVGTDPLQVVGTVGLLLFFAFAVSWIGAVIALTARSVEVAQSLGLLWLFPVCFVSGAFVSPASLPGPLQGIAEWNPVTAVATAARQGFGNEAPAGFQAAAGWPAENAPLYAALCCVAIIAVFAPLAVAQYRRVGR; this is translated from the coding sequence ATGAGCACCTCCGTTTCCACCGTCTCCCGCGTTTCCACCGTCACCCACCGGCCCTCCGGCGCGATCTCCGGTGTGGTCTCAGCAGTGCGCGACGGCGGCGTGATCGCCCGGCGCAACCTCACCGTCGTGCGCCGCACCCCCGGCGCGCTGGTCACCGGGGTGGCCCAGCCGATCCTGTTCGTGCTCATCCTGGCGTTCGTCTTCGGCGGCACGCTGGGTGGCAGCGAGTACCGCGAGTTCCTCATCGGCGGCATCCTGGCGCAGACCCTGACCTTCAACTCCTCCTTCACCGCGGTCTACCTGGCCAAGGACCTGCACCATGGCATCATCGACCGGTTCCGCGCCCTGCCGATGTCCCGCGTCGGCGTCGTGCTCGGACGGACCTGGTCGGATCTGGCCACCAGCGTGGTCTCCCTGCTGGTGATCCTGGCGTGCGGGCTGGCCATCGGCTGGCGGGTCGGGACTGATCCGCTCCAGGTGGTCGGGACGGTGGGCCTGCTCCTGTTCTTCGCCTTCGCCGTCTCCTGGATCGGGGCGGTCATCGCCCTGACGGCCCGCAGCGTGGAGGTCGCCCAGAGCCTCGGGCTGCTGTGGCTCTTCCCCGTGTGCTTCGTCTCCGGCGCCTTCGTCTCCCCCGCCTCGTTGCCCGGCCCGCTGCAGGGGATCGCCGAATGGAATCCCGTCACGGCCGTGGCCACCGCAGCCCGCCAGGGATTCGGCAACGAGGCCCCCGCGGGCTTCCAGGCCGCCGCAGGCTGGCCCGCTGAGAACGCACCGCTGTATGCGGCCCTGTGCTGCGTGGCGATCATCGCCGTCTTCGCGCCCCTGGCCGTGGCGCAGTACCGGCGCGTCGGCCGGTGA
- a CDS encoding ATP-binding cassette domain-containing protein, translating to MIALRGVTKRFGTYTALDDVDLEVPAGTVQGLLGPNGAGKTTSVRVLTTLLSPDHGDAVVAGHSVRRRPDLVRANLGVSGQYAAVDDKLTGPENLRMVGELYGMRRREARNRAAALLEQFRLDGVPRTQRAGSYSGGMRRRLDLAGAIVSRPPVVILDEPTTGLDPRGRRDTWEAITSLARDGTTVLLTTQYLEEADELADSITVIDGGRIVAEGTSASLKSMAGGARIDLVLEAGGSVALALDLLGPLHLEAVAEQRSGRITTAAPDGGRSLTRVLEVLASAGIPVTEAALRQPTLDEVFLRITRSPAGARRTELLQETTA from the coding sequence GTGATCGCCCTGCGCGGCGTGACCAAACGGTTCGGCACGTACACGGCGCTCGACGACGTGGACCTGGAGGTGCCCGCCGGCACCGTCCAGGGCCTGCTCGGGCCCAATGGGGCCGGCAAGACCACCAGCGTCCGGGTCCTGACCACGTTGCTGTCCCCGGACCACGGTGACGCAGTGGTGGCCGGTCACAGCGTCCGGCGCCGCCCGGACCTGGTGCGAGCCAATCTCGGTGTCTCGGGACAGTACGCCGCGGTGGACGACAAACTCACCGGACCGGAGAACCTGCGCATGGTGGGCGAGCTCTACGGCATGCGCCGGCGTGAGGCCCGGAATCGTGCGGCGGCGTTGCTGGAGCAGTTCCGGCTCGACGGAGTACCCCGCACCCAGCGGGCCGGCTCCTACTCCGGGGGCATGCGCCGGCGGCTGGACCTGGCCGGGGCCATCGTGTCCCGCCCGCCGGTGGTCATCCTGGACGAGCCGACCACCGGGCTGGACCCGCGCGGCCGCCGGGACACGTGGGAGGCCATCACCTCGCTGGCGCGGGATGGGACCACCGTACTGCTCACCACGCAGTACCTGGAGGAAGCCGACGAACTGGCGGATTCCATCACCGTGATCGACGGCGGCCGGATCGTCGCCGAGGGAACCTCGGCCTCCCTGAAGTCCATGGCCGGCGGCGCCCGCATCGACCTGGTCCTGGAGGCCGGAGGGTCGGTGGCACTGGCCCTGGATCTGTTGGGACCGTTGCACTTGGAAGCCGTCGCCGAGCAGCGGTCCGGCCGGATCACCACGGCCGCCCCGGACGGCGGCCGGAGCCTGACGCGCGTCCTGGAGGTCCTCGCATCGGCCGGGATTCCCGTGACCGAGGCCGCTCTGCGCCAACCGACCCTGGACGAGGTCTTCCTCCGGATCACCCGCAGTCCCGCCGGGGCGCGGCGTACCGAGCTCCTGCAGGAGACCACCGCATGA
- a CDS encoding MbtH family protein, with product MTNPFDRDDDQFRVLVNDRGQHSLWPEFADVPPGWVVVHGPALRPACLEYVEEHWLDITPLSSRDLAVS from the coding sequence ATGACCAACCCCTTCGACCGCGACGACGACCAGTTCCGCGTGCTCGTCAATGACCGTGGCCAGCACTCCCTGTGGCCCGAGTTCGCCGACGTGCCGCCGGGATGGGTGGTGGTCCACGGCCCCGCCCTGCGGCCGGCCTGCCTGGAGTACGTGGAGGAGCACTGGCTGGACATCACGCCGCTGTCCTCGCGAGATCTGGCGGTCTCGTGA